In Silene latifolia isolate original U9 population chromosome 3, ASM4854445v1, whole genome shotgun sequence, a single window of DNA contains:
- the LOC141647323 gene encoding cyclin-U1-1-like has translation METHITKTINSNIYIRLGLINDFNVRKSPEILSILSNVLEKSIHTNEKLLKRSRKKDIVTIFHGTRAPTLSIRRYIDRVFEYSRCSPSCLVVAYVYLDWFIQQTSSYVTSLNVHRLLVTCVLVAVKFLEDEHYDNSYFAKIGGISRAEMNNLEMKLLSTLNYKLHVSIDTFNQYCMHLEKEGASSSTRHKWSIRNYGLKGGSWLHKDGSGRHRKCDRH, from the exons ATGGAAACTCATATCACAAAAACCATAAATTCAAACATTTATATTAGACTAGGTTTAATAAATGACTTTAATGTCAGAAAATCTCCTGAAATTCTATCAATTTTGTCTAATGTTTTAGAAAAAAGCATTCATACAAATGAAAAGTTGTTAAAGAGATCAAGAAAAAAAGATATAGTAACTATATTTCATGGTACAAGAGCTCCTACATTGAGCATTAGACGGTATATCGACCGTGTTTTCGAGTACTCGAGATGTAGCCCTTCTTGCTTGGTTGTAGCTTATGTTTACTTGGACTGGTTTATTCAACAAACCAGCTCTTATGTTACGTCCTTGAATGTTCATAGGCTTTTAGTCACTTGTGTTTTGGTTGCTGTCAAGTTCCTTGAGGACGA GCACTACGACAATTCTTATTTTGCGAAAATTGGAGGGATAAGCCGCGCAGAAATGAACAACCTAGAGATGAAGCTACTATCAACCTTAAACTACAAACTTCATGTCTCGATAGACACGTTTAATCAATATTGTATGCACTTGGAGAAAGAGGGTGCAAGTTCGAGTACCAGACACAAGTGGTCAATTCGTAACTACGGTCTGAAAGGAGGAAGTTGGTTGCATAAAGACGGATCAGGGCGACACAGAAAATGCGATAGGCATTGA